One region of Flavobacterium pisciphilum genomic DNA includes:
- a CDS encoding SixA phosphatase family protein, translated as MKNLILIRHAKSSWEAPLKDFDRPLMKKGIHDAHNVSASISKFLPKTFLMWSSTAARAVETALIFAQNISYPIESIIYKDDLYTFDEKQLEKVIKSCNNAFESVILFGHNEAITNFVNKFGDVFIDNVPTSGFVSLQFDTESWDKIDKGRTQKTIFPKDLK; from the coding sequence ATGAAAAATTTAATATTAATCAGACATGCAAAATCAAGTTGGGAAGCACCTTTGAAAGATTTTGATAGACCTTTGATGAAAAAAGGAATTCATGATGCGCATAACGTTTCAGCTAGTATTTCAAAATTTCTACCTAAGACTTTTTTGATGTGGAGTAGTACAGCTGCTAGGGCAGTAGAAACGGCACTTATTTTTGCACAAAATATTTCATATCCAATAGAAAGTATCATTTACAAAGACGATCTTTATACCTTTGATGAGAAACAATTAGAAAAGGTTATCAAATCGTGTAATAATGCTTTCGAAAGTGTTATTCTTTTTGGACATAACGAGGCTATTACAAATTTTGTTAATAAATTTGGGGATGTTTTCATCGATAATGTACCTACATCAGGTTTTGTATCACTACAATTTGATACAGAAAGTTGGGACAAAATTGATAAAGGCAGAACTCAAAAAACCATTTTCCCTAAAGATTTAAAATGA
- the ppk1 gene encoding polyphosphate kinase 1, translated as MNTVYEQKYIDREKSWLAFNARVLQEAADITVPLLDRLRFLGIFSNNLDEFFRVRYAAIRRLSLSGISGEKYLGGISAQQLVKDITEIVIQQQSESLRILSNIEAELETENIFIITENEITKDQEEYLKNFFIEKLSPELVTIILNDLAEFPVLKDTLGYLAVRLEMNHTGEVRYAVIEIPKTINRFVVLPSNDDKNYIILIDDVIRHNLSSIFTIFDYKSVSAHMIKITRDAQLDIDSDLSKSMLEKIASSVKDRRIGEPVRFIYDQLIEPDTLQFFLEKMKIISTDSIIPGGRYHNRRDYMNFPNLGRYDLLYKTNLPLPIPGLSMEGSILEKIGKKDYLLNAPYQSFSYVTKFLREAALDPKVASIKITLYRLAKNSQIISSLINAAKNGKKVIVQIELQARFDEASNISYAEQMQMEGIELIFGIKGLKVHSKICVIERVDEGKTKRYGFISTGNFNESTAKIYTDVTLFTSHQQILKDISKIFEFFDINYRVHRYKHLIVSPHYTRSKFVKLIDREILHALAGRKTYIKLKMNSLSDFKMIDKLYEASNAGVKIQLQVRGICSLIPGIPGMSENIEAISIVDNYLEHSRVYIFGNAGLSEVYISSADFMTRNLDGRVEVTCPIYDQAIKNELIDNFNIAWKGNVKVRFHSYKLDNKYKARNHHAVFRAQLETYKYYQNKVNAIEEVV; from the coding sequence ATGAATACAGTGTACGAACAAAAATATATAGATAGAGAAAAAAGTTGGCTGGCATTTAACGCAAGAGTATTACAAGAAGCAGCCGATATTACAGTACCACTTTTAGACAGATTAAGATTTTTAGGAATTTTTTCGAATAATTTAGATGAGTTTTTTAGAGTTCGTTATGCCGCTATCCGTAGATTAAGTCTTTCAGGGATTTCAGGTGAAAAATATTTAGGAGGGATATCTGCTCAACAATTAGTTAAAGACATTACTGAAATAGTAATTCAACAGCAATCAGAAAGTTTGAGAATATTAAGCAATATAGAAGCTGAGTTAGAAACAGAGAATATCTTTATTATTACCGAAAACGAGATTACAAAAGATCAAGAAGAATATTTAAAGAATTTCTTCATTGAGAAACTAAGTCCAGAATTGGTTACAATCATATTAAATGATTTAGCCGAATTTCCAGTTTTAAAAGATACGTTAGGTTATTTGGCAGTACGTTTAGAGATGAATCATACTGGTGAAGTTCGATATGCTGTTATTGAAATTCCTAAAACGATCAATCGATTTGTAGTCTTGCCATCCAATGATGATAAGAACTATATTATTTTAATAGATGATGTCATTAGGCATAATCTGAGCAGCATCTTTACCATTTTTGATTACAAGAGTGTTTCTGCACATATGATAAAGATTACTCGTGATGCACAATTGGATATCGATAGTGATTTGAGTAAAAGTATGCTCGAGAAAATAGCATCCTCAGTTAAGGATAGACGAATAGGAGAGCCAGTTCGTTTTATTTACGATCAATTGATAGAGCCAGATACCTTGCAGTTTTTTCTCGAAAAAATGAAAATTATTTCAACAGATAGTATTATTCCAGGAGGAAGATATCATAATCGACGCGATTATATGAATTTCCCTAATCTGGGGAGATACGATTTATTGTATAAAACCAATTTACCATTGCCAATTCCAGGATTGAGTATGGAAGGAAGTATTTTGGAAAAAATTGGTAAAAAAGATTATTTGTTAAATGCACCATATCAGTCATTTTCATACGTAACAAAGTTTTTGCGAGAAGCAGCTTTGGATCCAAAAGTTGCATCAATCAAGATTACATTATACCGTTTGGCTAAAAATTCCCAAATTATTAGTTCATTAATAAATGCTGCTAAAAACGGAAAAAAAGTAATAGTACAAATAGAGTTACAAGCTCGATTTGATGAAGCTTCAAATATTTCATATGCAGAGCAAATGCAAATGGAAGGGATAGAGCTTATTTTTGGAATTAAAGGGCTAAAAGTACATAGCAAAATATGTGTAATCGAAAGAGTTGATGAGGGGAAAACCAAAAGATATGGGTTTATTTCAACAGGAAATTTCAATGAATCAACGGCTAAGATTTATACAGATGTTACATTGTTTACCAGTCATCAGCAAATCCTAAAAGATATATCCAAGATATTTGAATTCTTTGATATCAATTATAGAGTTCATCGTTACAAGCATTTAATTGTATCGCCACATTATACAAGATCCAAATTTGTAAAGTTAATAGATCGAGAAATTTTACATGCTTTGGCAGGTCGTAAAACATACATAAAGCTTAAAATGAATAGTTTGTCAGATTTTAAGATGATAGATAAACTATATGAAGCTAGTAATGCAGGAGTGAAAATACAATTGCAAGTAAGAGGAATTTGTTCTCTGATTCCAGGAATTCCAGGAATGAGCGAAAATATAGAAGCTATAAGTATAGTCGACAACTATCTGGAGCATTCAAGAGTTTATATTTTTGGTAATGCAGGGTTGAGTGAGGTATATATATCATCAGCAGATTTTATGACAAGAAATCTTGATGGAAGAGTTGAAGTAACTTGTCCAATTTATGATCAAGCAATTAAAAATGAGTTAATAGATAACTTTAATATTGCTTGGAAAGGAAATGTAAAAGTGCGTTTCCATTCTTATAAATTAGATAATAAATACAAAGCTAGAAATCACCATGCTGTATTTAGAGCACAATTAGAAACATACAAATATTATCAAAACAAAGTAAATGCTATAGAAGAGGTTGTTTAA
- a CDS encoding choice-of-anchor L domain-containing protein, which translates to MKKITLLTILGLFFFSAGLFAQEKIIPIRIGNTPNQSKFTAKKSASVSADAVQALAVAGSIDVANPAAGNNGYTADQLVRNILTSGCLIVNNVRFGYYLKSGSNWNWNNHTWSATAGDRQLGYYSKGTSTFAIDEGLLISTGKINSAMGPNSFTNKSDAMVNNASDPDLTNISGETMHDAAILEFDFIPDGNLVEFQFVFASEEYLEYVNTDFNDAFGFFLSGPGITGTYTNNAVNLAQLPNNDAVTINNIHSAGTNVNNNAFPAKNAAYYINNPAGTTVMEYDGFTTVLTATYAVTPGQTYKIKMAIADASDQLYDAGVFLKAKSFATNTLVITNPAPVCFPNTVNLTAPAVTAGSTAGLTYTYWQDAAATIPYNTPTAATAGTYYIKGKNLSSGCSDTKPVVVTVSNVVVTEAVASHLNVKCFGAATGAITVNNATGGVAPYTYSWKKNGSPYATTQNLTNLTSGSYEVTATDANGCKGTSTIVITQPSTALSVTLGSKTDVQCNNDATGAIDINVTGGTGAYTYSWTKDGNPFAPTTQDLTNISSGAYNVTVTDANGCQQQLPITINSGDSTKPIVNPLPAASTINCPNTPVFTQATATDNSGTVTSLTFIDVNTPGQCPGTYSITRTWTAKDACNNTSLPVSQTITVVDNTPPTWTTASTALNVTLQCSDAAGLTAAQNQAPVATDACSTVTYTKTSGTFAVSPTCANAGTYTNTWIAKDVCNNSSTTFTQVITIQDTTPPTWTTAPTALNVTLQCSDTAGLTAAQASTPVATDSCSGTVTYTKTSGTFAVSPTCANAGTYTNTWIAKDVCNNSSSIFTQVITIQDTTPPTWTTAPTALNVTLQCSDAAGLTAAQASTPVATDSCSGTVTYTKTSGTFAVSPTCANAGTYTNTWIAKDVCNNSSSIFTQVITIQDTTPPTWTTAPTALNVTLQCSDTAGLTAAQASTPVATDSCSGTVTYTKTSGTFAVSPTCANAGTYTNTWIAKDVCNNSSTIFTQVITIQDTTPPTWTTAPTALNVTLQCSDAAGLTAAQASTPVATDSCSGTVTYTKTSGTFAVSPTCANAGTYTNTWIAKDVCNNSSTIFTQVITIQDTTPPTWTTAPTALNVTLQCSDTAGLTAAQASTPVATDSCSGTVTYTKTSGTFAVSPTCANAGTYTNTWIAKDVCNNSSSIFTQVITIQDTTPPTWTTAPTALNVTLQCSDTAGLTAAQASTPVATDSCSGTVTYTKTSGTFAVSPTCANAGTYTNTWIAKDVCNNSSTIFTQVITIQDTTPPTWTTAPTALNVTLQCSDTAGLTAAQASTPVATDSCSGTVTYTKTSGTFAVSPTCANAGTYTNTWIAKDVCNNSSTIFTQVITIQDTTPPTWTTAPTALNVTLQCSDTAGLNTAQASAPVATDNCSGTVTYTKTSGVFQRGACGSTGTYTNTWIAKDVCNNTSSIFTQVITVQDTAIPTWITAPTALNVTLQCSDTAGLTAAQNQAPTATANCSIVTYTKTSGQFLPSQSCSNAGTYTNTWVAKDDCGNTTATFTQVITIEDTTKPTWTTAPTALNVTLQCSDASGLTTAQTSTPIATDNCDSDVTNIVKVSGQFVASQSCGNSGTYTNTWTVTDNCGNLSDTFTQVITIEDTTKPTWTTAPTALNVTLQCSDASGLTTAQTSTPIATDNCDSDVTNIVKVSGQFVASESCGNSGTYTNTWTVTDNCGNLSDTFTQVITIEDTTKPTWTTAPTALNVTLQCSDASGLTTAQASTPIATDNCDSDVANIVKISGQFVASESCGNSGTYTNTWTVTDNCGNLSDTFTQVITIEDTTKPTWTTAPTALNVTLQCSDASGLTTAQTSTPIATDNCDSDVANIVKVSGQFVASESCGNSGTYTNTWTVTDNCGNLSDTFTQVITIEDTTKPTWTTAPTALNVTLQCSDASGLTTAQTSTPIATDNCDSDVANIVKVSGQFVASESCGNSGTYTNTWTVTDNCGNLSDTFTQVITIEDTTKPTWTTAPTALNVTLQCSDASGLSTAQASAPVATDNCDGNLINIVKTSGQFVASESCANAGTYTNTWTVTDNCGNLSDTFTQVITIEDTTKPTFNQELPADITVSCDKVPEAATITASDNCNVDVPVVYSEVKSNIENECSTNYTLTRKWTTSDCSGNTTSFTQVITVKDTTPPTGTAPADITNLNSISDIPVADPKAVTDAADNCSQTVNITVSDSNNGGTGCAGSPYILTRTYTLSDCAGNTTILVQTITISHDVIEPRVFYPSQACNADDSTVDLFVPLPRNTTTVGTWIDTDNTHALQGNTVTTYGLPVGTYNFEYQIQDEVCPRSLFVTLAVNDDCKVLACGNIVVHNAFSPNGDSFNNKFVIDNIEDTTCYPDNSVEIYNRWGILVFETRNYNNTTNAFDGFSRGRTTVSQPSGLPTGTYFYILNYTSVDGNGAIQTNKKDGFLYLTR; encoded by the coding sequence ATGAAAAAAATTACTTTATTAACCATTTTAGGATTATTCTTTTTTTCCGCAGGGCTATTTGCTCAAGAAAAAATTATTCCAATTAGAATTGGAAATACACCTAACCAAAGTAAATTCACTGCTAAAAAAAGTGCAAGTGTAAGCGCAGACGCTGTGCAAGCATTGGCAGTAGCAGGATCTATAGATGTTGCCAATCCAGCTGCTGGAAACAATGGATATACAGCAGATCAGCTAGTAAGAAACATATTAACTTCTGGATGTTTGATTGTTAATAATGTTAGGTTTGGATATTACCTAAAAAGTGGAAGTAACTGGAACTGGAATAATCATACTTGGTCAGCAACTGCTGGCGATAGACAACTAGGATATTATAGTAAAGGGACTTCTACATTTGCTATTGATGAAGGTCTTTTAATCTCAACAGGAAAAATAAATTCTGCTATGGGACCTAATTCTTTTACAAATAAGTCTGATGCAATGGTTAATAATGCAAGTGATCCAGATTTGACAAATATTTCTGGAGAAACAATGCATGATGCTGCCATTCTTGAATTTGATTTTATTCCAGATGGAAATCTTGTTGAATTTCAATTTGTATTTGCTTCAGAAGAATATCTTGAATATGTTAATACTGATTTTAATGATGCTTTCGGATTTTTCCTAAGTGGCCCTGGAATCACAGGTACATACACTAATAACGCAGTAAACCTTGCTCAATTACCAAACAATGATGCAGTTACAATAAACAATATACATTCTGCTGGAACTAACGTAAATAATAATGCATTTCCAGCAAAAAATGCAGCTTACTACATAAATAATCCAGCTGGAACAACAGTTATGGAATATGATGGTTTTACAACTGTTCTTACAGCTACTTATGCAGTTACTCCAGGACAAACCTATAAAATTAAAATGGCTATTGCCGATGCATCTGATCAACTTTATGATGCTGGTGTATTTTTAAAAGCAAAAAGTTTTGCAACAAACACTTTAGTAATTACAAATCCTGCTCCAGTATGTTTTCCTAATACAGTAAACCTTACTGCACCAGCTGTTACTGCTGGTAGTACTGCTGGATTAACATATACCTATTGGCAAGATGCCGCAGCTACAATTCCTTACAATACACCAACAGCAGCAACCGCTGGTACATATTACATTAAAGGAAAAAATCTTAGCTCTGGTTGTTCTGACACTAAACCAGTTGTTGTAACAGTGAGTAATGTTGTTGTGACAGAAGCTGTTGCATCACATCTTAATGTGAAATGCTTTGGAGCTGCGACGGGAGCAATTACTGTTAATAACGCTACTGGCGGAGTTGCACCTTACACTTATTCATGGAAGAAAAACGGAAGTCCATATGCAACTACTCAAAATTTAACCAACCTAACATCAGGAAGTTATGAAGTTACTGCAACTGATGCAAATGGCTGTAAAGGAACTAGCACTATTGTTATTACACAACCCTCAACTGCTCTAAGTGTTACTTTAGGCTCTAAAACAGATGTACAGTGTAACAATGATGCCACTGGCGCAATAGACATAAACGTAACAGGTGGTACTGGCGCTTATACTTATAGTTGGACAAAAGATGGAAATCCATTTGCACCAACAACACAAGATTTAACAAACATCTCCTCTGGAGCTTACAATGTAACTGTGACTGACGCTAATGGTTGTCAACAACAATTACCTATAACAATTAATAGTGGGGATTCTACTAAACCAATAGTTAATCCTTTGCCTGCTGCTTCAACTATTAATTGTCCAAATACACCAGTATTTACTCAAGCAACTGCTACCGACAATAGTGGCACTGTAACTTCTCTTACGTTTATTGATGTAAATACTCCTGGTCAATGTCCTGGCACTTACTCAATAACCAGAACATGGACAGCTAAAGATGCTTGTAATAACACCTCACTACCAGTGAGTCAAACAATTACTGTTGTAGACAATACACCTCCAACTTGGACAACTGCTTCTACTGCACTTAATGTAACATTACAATGTAGTGATGCAGCAGGATTAACAGCTGCTCAAAACCAAGCTCCTGTAGCAACTGATGCATGCTCTACTGTAACGTACACTAAAACTAGCGGAACTTTCGCAGTTTCTCCAACTTGTGCCAATGCAGGAACTTATACTAATACTTGGATTGCTAAAGATGTATGTAACAACTCTTCTACCACTTTTACTCAAGTAATCACTATACAAGATACTACACCTCCTACTTGGACTACTGCACCAACAGCGCTTAATGTAACATTACAATGTAGTGATACTGCTGGTTTAACAGCTGCCCAAGCTAGTACACCTGTAGCTACTGATTCTTGTAGTGGAACTGTAACCTATACTAAAACTAGTGGAACTTTCGCGGTTTCTCCAACTTGTGCTAATGCAGGGACTTATACTAATACTTGGATTGCTAAAGATGTATGTAACAACTCTTCTTCAATTTTTACTCAAGTAATCACAATTCAAGATACTACACCTCCTACTTGGACTACTGCACCAACAGCTCTTAATGTAACATTACAATGTAGTGATGCTGCTGGTTTAACAGCTGCCCAAGCAAGTACGCCTGTAGCTACTGATTCTTGTAGTGGAACTGTAACCTACACTAAAACTAGCGGAACTTTCGCAGTTTCTCCAACTTGTGCCAATGCAGGAACTTATACTAATACTTGGATTGCTAAAGATGTATGTAACAACTCTTCTTCAATTTTCACTCAAGTAATCACAATTCAAGATACTACACCTCCTACTTGGACTACTGCACCAACAGCTCTTAATGTAACATTACAATGTAGTGATACTGCTGGTTTAACAGCTGCTCAAGCAAGTACACCTGTAGCTACTGATTCTTGTAGTGGAACTGTAACCTATACTAAAACTAGCGGAACTTTCGCAGTTTCTCCAACTTGTGCCAATGCAGGAACTTATACTAATACTTGGATTGCTAAAGATGTATGCAACAACTCTTCTACAATTTTCACTCAAGTAATCACTATACAAGATACTACACCTCCTACTTGGACTACTGCACCAACAGCGCTTAATGTAACATTACAATGTAGTGATGCTGCTGGTTTAACAGCTGCTCAAGCTAGTACACCTGTAGCTACTGATTCTTGTAGTGGAACTGTAACATACACTAAAACTAGCGGAACTTTCGCAGTTTCTCCAACTTGTGCCAATGCAGGAACTTATACTAATACTTGGATTGCTAAAGATGTATGTAACAACTCTTCTACAATTTTTACTCAAGTAATCACTATACAAGATACCACACCTCCTACTTGGACTACTGCACCAACAGCGCTTAATGTAACATTACAATGTAGTGATACTGCTGGTTTAACAGCTGCCCAAGCAAGTACGCCTGTAGCTACTGATTCTTGTAGTGGAACTGTAACCTATACTAAAACTAGCGGAACTTTCGCAGTTTCTCCAACTTGTGCCAATGCAGGAACTTATACTAATACTTGGATTGCTAAAGATGTATGTAACAACTCTTCTTCAATTTTTACTCAAGTAATCACAATTCAAGATACTACACCTCCTACTTGGACTACTGCACCAACAGCGCTTAATGTAACATTACAATGTAGTGATACTGCTGGTTTAACAGCTGCTCAAGCTAGTACGCCTGTAGCTACTGATTCTTGTAGTGGAACTGTAACCTATACTAAAACTAGCGGAACTTTCGCAGTTTCTCCAACTTGTGCCAATGCAGGAACTTATACTAATACTTGGATTGCTAAAGATGTATGTAACAACTCTTCTACAATTTTTACTCAAGTAATCACTATACAAGATACTACACCTCCTACTTGGACTACTGCACCAACAGCGCTTAATGTAACATTACAATGTAGTGATACTGCTGGTTTAACTGCTGCTCAAGCTAGTACGCCTGTAGCTACTGATTCTTGTAGTGGAACTGTAACCTATACTAAAACTAGTGGAACTTTCGCAGTTTCTCCAACTTGTGCCAATGCAGGAACTTATACTAATACTTGGATTGCTAAAGATGTATGTAACAACTCTTCTACAATTTTTACTCAAGTAATCACTATACAAGATACTACACCTCCTACTTGGACTACTGCGCCAACAGCGCTTAATGTAACATTACAATGTAGTGATACTGCTGGTTTAAATACTGCTCAAGCTAGTGCGCCTGTAGCAACTGATAATTGTAGTGGAACCGTTACTTATACTAAAACTAGTGGTGTTTTCCAAAGAGGAGCATGTGGAAGCACAGGTACCTATACTAATACTTGGATTGCTAAAGATGTATGTAACAATACTTCATCAATCTTTACACAAGTAATAACTGTTCAAGATACTGCTATTCCTACTTGGATTACAGCGCCAACAGCGCTTAATGTAACATTACAATGTAGTGATACTGCTGGTTTAACAGCTGCGCAAAATCAAGCACCAACTGCAACTGCAAATTGTTCAATAGTAACTTACACTAAAACAAGTGGTCAATTTTTGCCATCACAATCATGTTCTAATGCAGGTACTTATACTAATACTTGGGTTGCTAAAGATGATTGTGGAAATACTACAGCTACTTTCACTCAAGTGATTACTATCGAAGATACTACTAAACCAACTTGGACAACTGCTCCAACTGCTCTTAATGTAACTTTACAATGTAGTGATGCTTCTGGTTTGACTACTGCACAAACTAGCACTCCTATTGCAACTGATAATTGTGATAGTGATGTAACCAATATTGTGAAAGTAAGTGGTCAGTTTGTAGCTTCTCAATCTTGCGGCAACTCTGGAACATATACTAACACATGGACTGTTACTGATAATTGTGGTAACCTATCTGATACCTTCACACAAGTGATAACTATCGAAGATACTACTAAACCAACTTGGACAACTGCTCCAACTGCTCTTAATGTAACTTTACAATGTAGTGATGCTTCTGGTTTGACTACTGCACAAACTAGCACTCCTATTGCAACTGATAATTGCGATAGTGATGTAACCAATATTGTGAAAGTAAGTGGTCAGTTTGTAGCTTCTGAGTCTTGCGGCAACTCTGGAACATATACTAACACATGGACTGTTACTGATAATTGTGGTAACCTATCTGATACCTTCACACAAGTGATTACTATCGAAGATACTACTAAACCAACTTGGACAACTGCTCCAACTGCTCTTAATGTAACTTTACAATGTAGCGATGCTTCAGGTTTGACTACCGCACAAGCTAGCACTCCTATTGCAACTGATAATTGTGATAGTGATGTAGCCAATATTGTGAAAATAAGCGGTCAGTTTGTAGCTTCTGAGTCTTGCGGCAACTCTGGAACATATACTAACACATGGACTGTTACTGATAATTGTGGTAACCTATCTGATACCTTCACACAAGTGATAACTATCGAAGATACTACTAAACCAACTTGGACAACTGCTCCAACTGCTCTTAATGTAACTTTACAATGTAGTGATGCTTCTGGTTTGACTACTGCACAAACTAGCACTCCTATTGCAACTGATAATTGCGATAGTGATGTAGCCAATATTGTTAAAGTAAGTGGTCAGTTTGTAGCTTCTGAGTCTTGTGGTAATTCTGGTACATACACTAACACATGGACTGTTACTGATAATTGTGGTAACCTATCTGATACGTTCACTCAGGTGATTACTATCGAAGATACTACTAAACCAACTTGGACAACGGCTCCAACTGCTCTTAATGTAACTTTACAATGTAGTGATGCTTCTGGTTTGACTACTGCACAAACTAGCACTCCTATTGCAACTGATAATTGTGATAGTGATGTAGCCAATATTGTGAAAGTAAGCGGTCAGTTTGTAGCTTCTGAGTCTTGTGGTAATTCTGGAACATACACTAACACATGGACTGTTACGGATAATTGTGGTAACCTATCTGATACGTTTACGCAAGTGATAACTATCGAAGATACTACTAAACCAACTTGGACAACGGCTCCAACTGCTCTTAATGTAACTTTACAATGTAGTGATGCTTCTGGTTTGTCTACTGCGCAAGCTAGCGCTCCTGTTGCAACTGATAATTGCGATGGTAATCTTATCAATATTGTAAAAACAAGCGGTCAGTTTGTAGCTTCTGAGTCTTGTGCTAATGCAGGAACCTATACTAATACTTGGACTGTTACTGATAATTGTGGTAACTTATCTGATACATTCACACAAGTAATTACTATCGAAGACACTACTAAACCAACATTCAACCAAGAGCTTCCTGCTGATATTACTGTATCATGCGATAAAGTTCCTGAAGCTGCTACTATAACAGCATCTGATAATTGTAATGTTGATGTACCTGTAGTTTACTCTGAGGTAAAAAGTAATATCGAAAACGAATGTAGTACAAACTATACTTTGACTCGTAAATGGACCACTAGTGATTGTTCTGGTAACACCACTTCATTTACTCAAGTAATTACAGTTAAAGACACTACCCCTCCAACTGGAACTGCTCCAGCTGATATAACCAACTTGAATAGTATATCAGATATTCCTGTTGCTGATCCTAAGGCTGTAACTGATGCTGCTGATAATTGTAGCCAAACTGTAAATATAACAGTAAGTGATTCTAACAACGGAGGTACTGGTTGCGCAGGCAGCCCTTACATTTTGACAAGAACATATACCTTGTCTGATTGTGCTGGCAATACAACCATACTAGTACAAACAATAACAATTAGCCATGATGTTATAGAGCCAAGGGTGTTCTATCCTTCTCAAGCGTGTAATGCTGATGATTCAACTGTTGATTTATTTGTTCCACTGCCAAGAAATACAACTACTGTAGGTACATGGATAGATACAGATAATACTCATGCCTTACAAGGTAATACTGTTACAACTTACGGGCTTCCTGTTGGTACTTACAATTTTGAATATCAAATACAAGATGAGGTTTGTCCAAGAAGTTTATTTGTAACTCTTGCTGTGAATGATGACTGTAAAGTTCTAGCATGTGGAAACATAGTAGTTCATAATGCATTCTCCCCTAATGGTGACAGCTTCAATAATAAATTTGTTATTGATAATATAGAAGATACAACCTGTTATCCTGACAATTCTGTCGAAATATATAACCGTTGGGGAATACTTGTATTTGAAACTAGAAACTATAATAACACAACAAATGCTTTTGATGGATTCTCAAGAGGAAGAACAACTGTAAGCCAACCATCTGGTCTTCCAACAGGAACTTACTTTTATATTCTAAATTATACTTCTGTTGATGGAAACGGTGCAATTCAAACCAATAAAAAAGATGGATTTTTATATCTAACTAGATAA
- a CDS encoding PorP/SprF family type IX secretion system membrane protein, translated as MRTKLFSFVLMFTAIVSYAQQDAQFTQYMYNTININPAYAGSRGALSIFGLYRTQWVGLDGAPETSSFSVNTPINNSNLGLGVSLVNDKIGPTNENDLSVDLSYTIQTSVNYKLSFGIKATGNLFNLDINKLNPADQGDPQFQNFNSVFRPNIGAGVYYHSDKAYIGLSVPNFIETNRYNDNDIAIYKDKINYYVMAGYVFDLDKYEDIKFKPAVLAKVVEGAPLQVDVSANFMFINKFVVGIAYRWSASLSAMVGFQVSDGLYIGYGYDRETTNLNNYNSGSHEIFLRYELFKNNGKITTPRFF; from the coding sequence ATGAGAACAAAATTATTTTCTTTCGTTTTGATGTTTACAGCTATAGTAAGTTACGCGCAACAAGATGCACAATTTACACAATACATGTACAACACCATAAATATCAACCCTGCTTATGCTGGGTCGCGAGGAGCTCTAAGTATTTTTGGTTTATACCGTACTCAATGGGTAGGACTTGATGGTGCGCCTGAGACTAGTAGTTTTTCGGTAAATACACCAATTAACAACAGTAATTTAGGTTTAGGAGTATCATTAGTTAATGACAAAATTGGACCCACTAATGAGAATGATTTATCTGTAGACCTTTCTTATACTATACAAACATCTGTAAATTATAAACTTTCCTTTGGTATTAAAGCCACTGGTAATTTATTCAATCTAGACATCAATAAATTAAATCCAGCGGATCAAGGCGATCCTCAATTTCAGAATTTCAATAGTGTCTTTAGACCAAATATTGGAGCTGGGGTTTATTATCACTCTGATAAAGCATACATTGGTTTATCGGTACCTAACTTTATCGAAACCAATCGCTATAATGATAATGATATTGCTATTTATAAAGACAAAATCAATTATTATGTTATGGCGGGTTATGTTTTTGATTTGGATAAATATGAAGATATCAAATTTAAACCTGCTGTACTTGCCAAAGTAGTAGAAGGTGCACCATTACAAGTTGATGTTTCTGCCAATTTTATGTTCATCAATAAGTTTGTAGTTGGGATAGCCTACAGATGGAGTGCTTCATTAAGCGCTATGGTTGGATTTCAAGTTAGCGATGGACTATATATCGGATATGGTTATGATCGAGAAACTACCAACTTAAACAACTATAATTCTGGCTCGCATGAAATATTCTTGCGCTATGAATTATTCAAAAACAACGGTAAAATTACAACCCCTCGTTTCTTCTAA